From Candidatus Binatia bacterium, one genomic window encodes:
- a CDS encoding cold-shock protein, translated as MATGTVKWFNAEKGYGFIRQENGEDVFVHYSAIVGDGFKSLEQGEQVSFDVTDGRKGPQASNVSKA; from the coding sequence ATGGCGACCGGAACCGTGAAATGGTTCAACGCAGAAAAAGGCTACGGCTTTATCCGCCAGGAGAATGGCGAAGACGTCTTCGTCCACTACTCCGCAATCGTCGGCGACGGGTTTAAAAGCCTGGAGCAGGGCGAGCAGGTGAGTTTCGACGTCACCGATGGCCGCAAGGGCCCGCAGGCGAGCAACGTCTCCAAGGCCTGA
- a CDS encoding metallophosphoesterase: MSTFAIVSDPHVAIPNPETGWTPPPMPHEPTMYAQSVELVTAAIEEINADPTIDFVVVLGDLTKDSEPYNHSRAREIFSGFRKPVFCISGNHDQPRPPRLRPANLLDPDVAPVRTPEIPRLYGDFGFDRTDRIAYSRNPTADIHLVGICSAKPDDDRGYIAPEILAWLDDDLTRNAGSGREPIVMLHHSIIEHVPGERVNPHFSWFHVENVDDLKAVLRKHAVRISLTGHLHIQDVKRENGLYNIVTSSLAGYPHAYRVVTLHDGTLSIRSRRLKAIPSIPDLQAYSRRFTGDAFVGILTDVMGAAPFNYTREQAETRAEALRDWWPNIADGDERFAYTEEQVGDPMLASYVNGFSDSDPPDNDLAIELKARS; encoded by the coding sequence ATGTCGACTTTTGCAATCGTTTCGGATCCCCACGTCGCGATCCCAAATCCCGAGACCGGCTGGACGCCGCCGCCCATGCCGCACGAGCCAACGATGTACGCCCAGAGCGTCGAGCTCGTGACCGCCGCAATCGAGGAAATCAACGCCGACCCTACCATCGACTTCGTCGTTGTTCTGGGCGACCTCACCAAGGATTCCGAACCCTACAACCACAGCCGGGCCCGTGAGATATTCAGCGGCTTTCGCAAGCCGGTCTTCTGCATCTCCGGCAATCATGACCAGCCGCGCCCGCCCCGCCTGCGGCCGGCCAATCTGCTCGACCCCGACGTCGCCCCGGTGCGGACCCCCGAGATTCCCCGCCTGTACGGCGATTTCGGCTTCGATCGGACCGACCGTATCGCCTATAGCCGCAATCCTACGGCAGACATACATCTCGTCGGCATCTGCTCGGCGAAACCCGACGACGACCGCGGCTACATCGCCCCTGAAATCCTCGCCTGGCTCGACGACGACCTCACCCGTAACGCGGGCAGCGGTCGCGAGCCCATCGTCATGCTGCACCACAGTATCATCGAGCACGTTCCCGGGGAGCGCGTGAACCCGCACTTCTCGTGGTTCCACGTCGAGAACGTCGACGATTTGAAAGCCGTGCTGCGCAAACACGCCGTCCGCATCTCGCTCACGGGGCATCTGCACATTCAGGACGTCAAACGGGAGAACGGACTGTACAATATCGTCACCTCGTCCCTCGCGGGCTATCCGCACGCCTACCGCGTCGTAACCCTGCACGACGGGACGCTGAGCATTCGCAGCCGCAGGCTGAAGGCGATTCCGTCGATTCCGGACCTGCAGGCATACTCGCGGCGCTTCACCGGGGATGCGTTCGTCGGCATCCTGACCGACGTGATGGGCGCCGCCCCCTTCAATTACACCCGCGAGCAGGCCGAGACGCGCGCCGAGGCGCTGCGCGACTGGTGGCCAAACATCGCCGACGGCGATGAGCGCTTCGCTTACACGGAAGAACAGGTTGGCGATCCCATGCTCGCCTCCTACGTGAACGGCTTCAGCGACAGCGATCCGCCGGACAACGATCTGGCGATCGAATTGAAGGCGCGGTCCTGA
- a CDS encoding FAD-binding oxidoreductase, with the protein MRTAEVVIVGAGFAGAATAYRLVRRGVRNVVLIEREPVPGMHASGRNAALAFQALADAVEARLAVEGAAFIAAPPEGFADAPLLRRTGSLLVAGAEGVTALRALETPLRALGLSQAGAISVADARRAVPALRGAPFAAAFWNPSDGVVDIHALLRGYLDGVRAHGGRVVYRRMLTGVETAGGRVAGVATDDGNISTPCIVDAGGAWAGTVGALAGVGTRTLQPRRRHLFQTAVDIPIDRDWPFVWHNDLDVYFRPEGDGLLTSPCDATDHPPVEPVVDETAAQLLADKMPRAFPALAGARIVSGWACLRTFSRDGRFVIGRDPDLDGLVWVGGLGGHGMTTSPAVGRLGAAAVCGETSEALAYFSPARLA; encoded by the coding sequence GTGCGCACTGCCGAGGTCGTCATTGTCGGGGCCGGTTTTGCCGGTGCCGCGACCGCGTATCGTCTTGTTCGCCGTGGCGTGCGCAACGTCGTCTTGATCGAACGGGAGCCGGTACCCGGAATGCACGCCTCGGGACGTAACGCCGCCCTGGCGTTCCAGGCACTGGCCGATGCGGTGGAGGCACGTCTGGCCGTGGAAGGGGCGGCGTTCATTGCCGCGCCGCCGGAAGGATTTGCCGATGCGCCGCTGCTCCGGCGTACCGGTTCGCTGCTGGTCGCCGGTGCCGAGGGGGTCACCGCGCTGCGCGCACTGGAAACGCCTTTGCGCGCACTCGGCCTCTCGCAGGCGGGTGCGATTTCCGTGGCCGACGCGCGGCGCGCCGTTCCGGCGCTGCGTGGCGCCCCGTTCGCCGCCGCCTTCTGGAACCCATCCGACGGCGTGGTCGACATTCATGCCTTGCTGCGGGGCTATCTCGACGGAGTCCGTGCCCACGGGGGCCGCGTGGTCTATCGGCGCATGCTCACGGGCGTCGAGACCGCGGGTGGACGTGTCGCCGGCGTTGCCACCGACGACGGAAACATCTCGACGCCGTGCATCGTCGACGCCGGAGGGGCATGGGCCGGCACGGTGGGCGCGCTCGCCGGAGTCGGTACGCGGACGCTGCAGCCGCGCCGGCGCCATCTCTTCCAGACTGCGGTCGATATCCCCATCGACCGCGATTGGCCGTTCGTGTGGCACAACGATCTCGACGTGTACTTCAGGCCCGAGGGCGACGGCTTGTTGACGAGCCCGTGCGACGCGACCGATCACCCACCCGTCGAGCCCGTCGTCGACGAGACGGCGGCGCAGTTGCTCGCCGACAAGATGCCGAGGGCGTTCCCGGCGCTGGCCGGCGCGCGCATCGTTTCCGGGTGGGCGTGTCTGCGCACCTTCTCTCGCGACGGCCGCTTCGTCATCGGCCGCGACCCCGATCTCGACGGTCTGGTGTGGGTCGGTGGTCTGGGCGGCCACGGCATGACCACCAGTCCCGCCGTGGGCCGCCTCGGCGCCGCGGCGGTCTGCGGCGAAACCTCCGAAGCCCTGGCCTACTTCTCGCCCGCCCGACTGGCTTGA
- a CDS encoding endonuclease MutS2, with amino-acid sequence MRPRDLAALELDRVGARLADFAHSIPGKERCRELKPLASRDAAVAALDEAWQAVRLIEEAGDLPLGEFPDIRITLRRASHEGFVLDGPALIEVRAVVQSAATLRAFLLRHAESFTRLAGLPERLRPLPALRTTLERALDERGEVTDDASDELAEVRRTVRQLREQVTRRLDRLLERPSMTELAADKFVTLRNNRFVIPIRTAVAGRFQGVVQDRSVSGETTFVEPLFAVELNNRLLLAAKEEERLVRRILADLTELVRDAHEALAETFAALTDIDVLSARARFARQYRCTQPLLDDAEVDLRAARHPGLLFTERPVTPIDLRLPCGKRVLVVTGPNTGGKTVALKTLGLLTLMAQSGLLVPAAEGSRLPYVTSVYADVGDDQSIERNLSTFSAHVANLAQILAADLTAALVLLDEPGVGTDPEEGAALGIALIRALAARGARVAVTTHYAALKVFGLTDANCVTTAVDFDVERLQPLYRMTYHSVGESLALPIARRLGLPAAVLDAAEHERSADARALSAAMTRLESARRTYEERLAAVEQDARAAAAARAEAERLQSELLGKRQHAWQDELESARSFVRDLRAEGREMIARLERGQADRRALERLVRAQDTAVRERAAAVTVPAMAEPVPAGPPRAGDEVVVGDRGIRGQLLSVDGDRAWIQRGNMRFEVATALLRRVEPVRSVQVAVRLEAAPAEAAPEISLIGMRVREAIAALDGFLDRAAQTSLGSVRIIHGIGSGALRRAVAEYLSMSPYCVGFRSGEANEGGAGVTIAELASG; translated from the coding sequence ATGCGGCCGCGTGACCTTGCCGCGCTGGAGCTGGATCGCGTTGGCGCTCGACTCGCCGACTTCGCGCATTCGATCCCGGGTAAAGAGCGCTGCCGCGAACTGAAGCCGCTGGCAAGTCGCGATGCGGCGGTCGCCGCCCTCGACGAAGCGTGGCAGGCGGTGCGGCTGATCGAGGAGGCGGGCGACCTTCCGCTCGGCGAATTTCCCGACATCCGTATCACCCTGCGGCGCGCCAGCCACGAGGGCTTTGTGCTCGACGGCCCGGCGCTGATCGAGGTCCGCGCAGTGGTCCAGTCGGCCGCTACGCTGCGCGCGTTTCTGCTGCGCCATGCGGAGAGCTTCACGCGCTTGGCCGGGTTGCCCGAGCGCCTGCGGCCGCTCCCGGCCTTGCGGACCACCCTGGAACGCGCCCTCGACGAACGCGGCGAGGTCACCGACGACGCCAGCGATGAACTCGCCGAGGTACGGCGGACGGTGCGGCAGTTGCGCGAACAGGTGACGCGCCGCCTCGATCGTCTGCTGGAACGGCCCAGCATGACGGAGCTGGCCGCCGATAAGTTCGTCACGCTGCGCAACAACCGCTTCGTGATACCGATCCGCACCGCTGTCGCCGGGCGATTTCAGGGGGTGGTGCAGGATCGTTCGGTGTCGGGAGAAACTACGTTCGTCGAGCCGCTGTTCGCCGTCGAGCTTAACAATCGCCTGCTGCTCGCGGCCAAAGAGGAGGAGCGTCTCGTCCGCCGTATTCTCGCCGATCTGACCGAACTGGTGCGTGACGCTCATGAAGCGTTGGCGGAGACCTTCGCCGCTCTGACGGATATCGACGTACTCTCCGCCAGGGCGCGTTTCGCCCGCCAGTACCGGTGTACCCAACCGCTGCTCGACGACGCGGAAGTGGACCTGCGCGCCGCCCGGCACCCGGGCTTGCTGTTCACGGAACGCCCGGTAACTCCGATCGACCTGCGCCTGCCGTGCGGCAAGCGCGTGCTTGTCGTCACTGGACCGAACACCGGCGGCAAGACGGTGGCCCTGAAGACCCTCGGCTTGCTCACGCTCATGGCTCAAAGCGGGCTGCTCGTCCCCGCCGCGGAAGGCAGCCGGCTGCCTTACGTCACCTCGGTCTACGCCGACGTCGGCGACGACCAGAGCATCGAACGTAACCTGTCGACCTTCTCTGCCCACGTCGCCAATCTCGCGCAAATCCTCGCCGCCGATCTGACCGCCGCCCTGGTTCTGCTCGACGAGCCGGGTGTCGGCACCGACCCGGAGGAAGGCGCGGCACTGGGAATCGCCCTCATCCGGGCACTGGCCGCCCGCGGCGCTCGCGTCGCAGTGACGACCCACTACGCGGCGCTGAAGGTGTTCGGTCTGACCGACGCGAACTGCGTGACGACCGCGGTGGACTTCGACGTCGAGCGCCTCCAGCCGCTCTATCGCATGACCTACCACTCCGTCGGCGAGAGTCTGGCGCTGCCGATCGCGCGTCGCCTCGGCTTACCGGCCGCCGTTCTGGACGCGGCGGAGCACGAGCGCTCGGCCGACGCGCGGGCGCTTTCCGCTGCCATGACGCGGCTGGAAAGCGCCCGCCGGACTTACGAAGAACGCCTGGCCGCGGTCGAACAGGATGCGCGCGCCGCGGCGGCTGCCCGGGCGGAGGCCGAACGATTGCAAAGCGAGTTGCTCGGCAAACGGCAGCATGCCTGGCAGGACGAACTGGAGTCGGCGAGGTCGTTTGTCAGGGACTTGCGGGCCGAAGGCCGTGAGATGATTGCCCGTCTGGAGCGCGGCCAGGCGGACCGGCGGGCGCTCGAACGGCTGGTGCGTGCGCAGGACACGGCCGTGCGGGAGCGCGCGGCAGCGGTAACGGTGCCGGCCATGGCAGAACCGGTGCCGGCGGGGCCGCCCCGCGCCGGCGACGAGGTGGTGGTGGGAGACCGGGGCATACGCGGGCAGTTGCTCAGCGTCGACGGGGATCGCGCCTGGATACAGCGCGGCAACATGCGCTTCGAGGTCGCCACGGCCCTCCTGCGGCGGGTCGAACCGGTACGCAGCGTGCAAGTTGCCGTTCGTCTCGAAGCGGCGCCGGCCGAGGCGGCGCCGGAGATCAGCCTGATCGGCATGCGGGTGCGCGAGGCGATTGCCGCCCTCGACGGATTCCTGGATCGGGCCGCGCAGACGAGTCTTGGTTCGGTTCGTATCATTCACGGCATCGGCAGCGGCGCGCTGCGCCGTGCCGTTGCAGAGTACCTTTCGATGTCACCCTATTGCGTCGGCTTCCGCTCCGGCGAGGCGAATGAGGGTGGGGCAGGAGTCACGATTGCCGAGCTCGCGTCCGGGTAG
- the apbC gene encoding iron-sulfur cluster carrier protein ApbC, protein MPTPQEILETLKTVKYPGLGRDIVSFGLVRDIEVGSDGITVILAPTTTREEAIAELRAAVARAVTTMPGVATVDIVIAPPPPPARRASSTPAGLPGVTHIVAVASGKGGVGKSTVAVNLALALARSGNRVGLLDADVYGPSVPLMLGLTERAAATADKRILPIDKFGIKIVSLGLFVDDRTPIIWRGPMLGKALTQFLRDVQWGDLDYLVIDLPPGTGDAQLTITQQVALTGGLIVTTPQDVALLDVRRGVAMFQQVDVPVLGVVENMSYHICGGCGARAELFGHGGGARMAAELHVPFLGEVPLVRDIRAAADAGEPIVAADPDHPQSRAFREIAQRLVTELAERRLAAKG, encoded by the coding sequence ATGCCCACACCGCAGGAGATCCTCGAAACGCTCAAGACCGTGAAGTACCCGGGTCTCGGCCGCGACATCGTTTCGTTCGGCCTGGTCAGGGACATCGAGGTCGGATCGGACGGAATCACCGTCATATTGGCCCCCACCACGACACGGGAAGAGGCGATCGCCGAGTTGCGGGCGGCCGTTGCCCGGGCGGTGACGACGATGCCGGGAGTGGCCACGGTCGACATCGTCATCGCTCCACCGCCACCCCCTGCTCGGCGGGCGAGTTCGACCCCGGCCGGCCTCCCGGGCGTTACTCATATCGTGGCCGTGGCCAGCGGCAAGGGCGGCGTCGGTAAGTCAACGGTAGCGGTCAATCTGGCCCTGGCCCTGGCCCGGTCGGGAAACCGGGTCGGCCTCCTCGATGCGGATGTTTACGGACCGAGTGTGCCCCTCATGCTGGGGCTGACGGAACGGGCCGCGGCCACCGCCGACAAACGAATTCTTCCCATCGATAAGTTCGGTATCAAGATCGTTTCGCTGGGTCTGTTCGTCGACGACCGAACCCCGATCATCTGGCGCGGGCCGATGCTCGGCAAGGCGTTGACGCAGTTCCTGCGCGACGTCCAGTGGGGCGATCTGGATTACCTGGTCATCGACCTGCCGCCGGGAACCGGCGATGCCCAGCTCACCATCACGCAGCAGGTTGCGCTTACCGGTGGGCTGATCGTTACCACGCCGCAGGATGTCGCTTTGCTCGACGTCAGACGTGGTGTGGCCATGTTCCAGCAGGTCGACGTTCCCGTCCTCGGCGTGGTCGAGAACATGAGCTACCACATCTGTGGCGGTTGCGGCGCTCGCGCCGAGCTGTTCGGCCACGGCGGCGGTGCGCGCATGGCCGCCGAGCTTCACGTACCGTTTCTCGGCGAAGTCCCGCTGGTGCGCGACATACGTGCCGCCGCCGACGCCGGGGAGCCGATCGTTGCCGCCGATCCCGACCATCCGCAGAGCCGGGCTTTTCGCGAGATCGCGCAACGCCTGGTCACCGAGTTGGCCGAGCGCCGGCTAGCGGCAAAGGGGTGA
- the lhgO gene encoding L-2-hydroxyglutarate oxidase, whose amino-acid sequence MSAPDTDIAIVGGGIVGLATALALSEKRSGAAITVLEKESDVARHQTGHNSGVIHAGIYYKPGSHKARLCVEGARLLTEFCDTHGIRYERCGKVIVATDAAEVPRLHALHERGIANGVPGLAIVDPAQLRQIEPHARAVQALHSPHTGIVDFGEVARAFATVLRERDVTIRTHARVQSIGVTGSRVHIETTSGSLTAHKLVNCAGLHADRVAVSMGLRPDVRIIPFRGEYYTLRPEQRVVRGLIYPVPDPTFPFLGVHFTRRIGGEVEAGPNAVLALAREGYRWTTVRPREVLGTIAYRGFWAMSARYWRTGLYEMYRSANKQAFLRALQRLVPDLRESDMGPGGAGVRAQAVAADGSMVDDFHIVETPNAVHVLNAPSPAATASLAIGRHIAGVVLANRA is encoded by the coding sequence GTGAGTGCGCCGGACACGGACATCGCCATTGTCGGCGGCGGAATCGTGGGCCTGGCAACCGCGCTCGCGTTGAGCGAGAAGCGGAGCGGCGCGGCCATTACGGTGCTCGAGAAGGAAAGCGACGTCGCGCGACATCAGACCGGACACAACAGCGGCGTCATCCACGCCGGCATCTACTACAAGCCGGGATCGCACAAGGCGCGGCTCTGCGTCGAAGGAGCGCGACTGCTAACCGAGTTCTGCGACACGCACGGCATTCGCTACGAACGCTGCGGCAAGGTCATCGTCGCCACCGACGCCGCCGAGGTCCCGCGCCTGCATGCACTGCACGAGCGCGGCATCGCGAACGGAGTCCCGGGTCTCGCGATCGTCGATCCCGCGCAACTGCGGCAGATCGAGCCGCACGCGCGGGCCGTACAGGCATTGCACTCGCCGCACACCGGCATTGTCGACTTCGGGGAAGTCGCTCGCGCCTTCGCCACGGTCCTGCGCGAGCGGGATGTGACGATTCGCACCCACGCCCGCGTGCAATCGATCGGCGTGACCGGTAGCCGCGTGCACATCGAGACGACTTCCGGATCTTTGACCGCGCACAAGCTCGTTAACTGCGCCGGCCTGCACGCCGACCGCGTCGCCGTGTCGATGGGGTTGCGCCCCGACGTCCGCATCATCCCGTTTCGCGGCGAGTACTACACGCTGCGGCCGGAGCAGCGGGTCGTTCGCGGCCTGATCTACCCGGTGCCGGACCCGACCTTCCCTTTCCTCGGCGTTCACTTCACGCGCCGCATCGGAGGCGAAGTGGAGGCCGGGCCCAACGCCGTGCTGGCCCTGGCTCGCGAAGGATACCGCTGGACCACCGTGCGACCGCGCGAGGTTCTCGGCACGATAGCTTATCGCGGCTTCTGGGCGATGAGCGCGCGTTACTGGCGCACCGGCCTCTATGAGATGTACCGCTCCGCGAACAAGCAGGCGTTTCTTCGCGCGCTGCAGCGCCTGGTGCCGGACTTGCGCGAGTCGGACATGGGTCCGGGCGGCGCCGGCGTAAGGGCGCAGGCCGTTGCCGCCGACGGGTCGATGGTTGACGACTTCCACATCGTCGAAACGCCGAATGCCGTGCATGTTCTGAACGCGCCATCGCCGGCGGCCACGGCGTCGTTGGCTATCGGCCGCCACATTGCGGGGGTCGTGCTGGCGAATAGAGCCTGA
- the hpnK gene encoding hopanoid biosynthesis-associated protein HpnK, whose product MRRLIVSADDFGLSSGVNAGILGAHRNGILTNAGLMVTGAACDEAARLARETPTLSVGLHLVLVQGRAAVLPPAIPRLVGADGMFRTSPVAAGFRYFFTPRIRAELAREIRAQLEAFSATGLPLSHVDGHLNVHVHPTVLNILLQFAPDYGIRALRLPREPLRTSLRLDRRAPARKVAEAAIFRSLARYAAPRLAAQGIRCVDRVFGLHQSGHVTEAYLLGVLAALPRGTTEIYCHASHVDAEAARWRPRDYECDAEVEALCSARVREALPKREIELASYRDL is encoded by the coding sequence ATGCGGCGTCTCATCGTCTCCGCCGACGACTTCGGCCTTTCTTCCGGCGTGAACGCGGGCATCCTCGGGGCGCATCGCAACGGTATCCTTACGAACGCCGGCCTGATGGTCACCGGTGCCGCGTGCGACGAGGCTGCGCGTTTGGCGCGAGAGACGCCAACTCTCTCCGTCGGGCTGCACCTCGTACTGGTCCAGGGCCGGGCGGCCGTGTTGCCGCCGGCGATCCCGCGGCTCGTCGGGGCGGACGGTATGTTTCGCACGAGTCCGGTTGCGGCCGGGTTCCGCTACTTCTTCACGCCGCGCATCCGGGCGGAATTGGCGCGGGAGATCCGCGCTCAACTGGAGGCGTTCTCGGCGACCGGCCTGCCCCTCTCACACGTCGACGGCCATCTGAACGTCCACGTCCATCCGACGGTGCTGAACATCCTTCTGCAGTTCGCGCCGGATTATGGGATTCGGGCGTTGCGTCTGCCGCGGGAGCCGCTGCGCACGTCGCTGCGGCTCGACCGGCGCGCGCCGGCGCGCAAGGTCGCAGAGGCGGCGATCTTCCGGAGTCTGGCGAGGTATGCGGCGCCGCGGCTTGCCGCGCAAGGCATCCGCTGCGTCGATCGGGTCTTCGGGCTGCACCAGAGCGGCCACGTCACCGAGGCGTACCTGCTCGGCGTGCTCGCGGCTCTGCCGCGGGGGACGACGGAGATCTACTGCCACGCCAGTCACGTCGACGCGGAAGCGGCGCGGTGGCGTCCCCGCGACTACGAGTGCGACGCAGAGGTGGAAGCTTTGTGCAGCGCGCGGGTGCGAGAGGCGCTACCGAAACGCGAGATCGAGTTAGCGAGCTATCGCGACCTGTAG